From Musa acuminata AAA Group cultivar baxijiao chromosome BXJ3-8, Cavendish_Baxijiao_AAA, whole genome shotgun sequence, one genomic window encodes:
- the LOC103994340 gene encoding cytosolic sulfotransferase 12-like translates to MAAGSVPLLSEDAVPLQECRDLIASLPVDHRVVPVRQYQGFWWPESTLPGVIAVQRHFKSRPDDVFLATYPKSGTTWLKSLAFAVTTRSQYPLSDHPLVQLNPHQCVQSLERMFNRGRSSEIDALPSPRILATHMLHSVLPDSIAASDCRIVYLWRDPKDVIVSAWHFGEKVLGTREYQAEWPVDKVAMAHCEGISTHATIWDHILGYWRARMHRPEKILFLRYEEMLAEPAANLKRMADFLGCPFSPEEEKAGMVEEIVTLCSFNNLSGLAINKPPSDVTDEGTKLQLLNNASFFRKGERGDWRNHMSPEVARRMDEMTMEKLQGSGLSF, encoded by the coding sequence ATGGCCGCTGGCTCCGTTCCCCTTCTTTCGGAGGATGCAGTACCTCTCCAAGAGTGCAGGGACCTCATCGCATCCCTCCCGGTCGACCACCGCGTCGTCCCCGTGCGGCAATACCAAGGGTTTTGGTGGCCGGAGAGCACCCTCCCCGGCGTCATCGCCGTCCAACGCCACTTCAAGTCTCGACCCGATGACGTCTTCCTCGCCACCTACCCCAAGTCCGGCACGACCTGGCTGAAGTCTCTCGCCTTCGCCGTCACGACCAGGTCGCAGTACCCGCTATCCGACCACCCTCTCGTACAGCTCAACCCCCACCAGTGCGTGCAGTCGTTGGAGAGGATGTTCAACCGGGGCCGCAGCTCCGAGATCGACGCCCTGCCGTCCCCTCGTATCCTCGCCACCCACATGCTCCACTCCGTGCTCCCCGACTCCATCGCCGCCTCCGACTGCCGGATCGTGTACCTGTGGCGCGACCCCAAGGACGTGATCGTCTCCGCGTGGCACTTCGGCGAGAAGGTGCTGGGGACCCGGGAGTACCAGGCGGAGTGGCCGGTGGACAAGGTCGCCATGGCGCACTGCGAGGGGATCTCCACCCACGCGACGATCTGGGATCACATCCTCGGGTACTGGAGGGCGCGAATGCACCGTCCGGAGAAGATACTCTTCCTGAGGTACGAAGAGATGTTGGCGGAGCCGGCGGCCAACCTGAAGAGGATGGCCGACTTCCTGGGTTGCCCCTTCTCGCCGGAGGAAGAGAAGGCAGGCATGGTGGAGGAGATCGTCACCCTGTGTAGCTTCAATAATCTGAGCGGCTTGGCGATAAATAAGCCGCCGAGCGACGTGACCGATGAGGGGACGAAGTTGCAGCTGCTGAACAATGCATCCTTCTTCCGCAAAGGAGAGAGGGGTGACTGGAGGAACCACATGAGCCCGGAGGTAGCTCGGAGGATGGATGAAATGACCATGGAGAAGCTTCAAGGATCAGGGCTGAGCTTTTGA
- the LOC135581731 gene encoding protein NLP3-like isoform X1, with amino-acid sequence MSEPRCHSPRPSASPALMDLDLDVSPWTFDPSPLVASLPSSFLLSSSSPLFFPPPPSPLWIFEDTAAVVSSSLADDPGFLKGNHDMRNAKANMADSKAMELQVPAVEEFSDGSFVIKERMTQALRYFKESTDHHVLVQVWAPVKNGDRCVLTTLGQPFILDPESTKLLQYRTVSLMYIFSVDEDDDADLGLPGRVFTRRMPEWTPNVQYYSSKEYQRLNHALCYNVQGTLALPVFEPSGQSCIGVVEVVMTSQKVNYAYEVDKVCKALEAVNLKSSEILDHPNVLIANDGHQAALAEILEILTLVCEAKKLPLAQTWVPCRHQTVLTHGGGPKKICSRFDGSCMGQVCMSTTDVAFYIIDPHLWGFREACVEHHLQKGQGVAGKTFAQRRPCFSKDITKYCKSEYPLVHYARMFGLAGCLAICLRSNHLGDDDYILEFFLPADCKSPGEQQDLLNSISGLLKQCFQNLKFITEVKFQGGKSPEVDLIADGSYELRPRLIYSPRGDTDVHIPSEANIDEPVDNDDSLNEENATPDLHGQHLATDSNVKKNGNKLLDSTALDNKTSYIPAKRRGKPEKTISLELLQQYFSGNLKDAAKSLGVCPTTMKRICRHHGISRWPSRKINKVNRSLSKLKHVIESVQGAGSLDLTSLSCPLPVAVDSVPWPVDLDSFKDLQDGVKRSEFSPEKPCDREDKLEQSVSPWVHVKEQVDPQLNPVKDSRRSTGSSSEGSMDAPTSQGSCQGSPVNNFFVSSQPALSDLNQAQGTNCSSKLTLQNACYWSLLNENSLPVAVNSKPQLPVGVLIKDSGSSKDLKINCTFAGVGSRDEPAMILTRDTSQPWVSQETKALTIKASYKEDIIRFRLPHNAGILALKDEISKKLKLEVGTFDIKYLDDDHEWVMLTCDWDLEECLDVWRSSGAHIIRLSVHDTVTNLGSSCESSEVDYHNYVTRQFNVG; translated from the exons ATGTCGGAACCCCGATGCCATTCTCCTCGGCCCTCCGCTTCGCCGGCGCTCATGGACCTCGACCTCGACGTCTCCCCGTGGACGTTCGATCCGAGCCCCTTGGTCGCGAGCCTCCCCTCCTCGTTCCTCCTCTCGTCCTCCTCTCCGCTGTTCTTCCCTCCTCCGCCTTCGCCGCTTTGGATCTTCGAAGATACTGCTGCCGTCGTCTCAAGTTCTCTCGCCGACGACCCGGGGTTTTTGAAGG GTAATCATGACATGCGAAATGCAAAGGCTAACATGGCTGATAGCAAAGCAATGGAGCTACAAGTTCCAGCAGTGGAGGAGTTCTCGGATGGTTCCTTTGTGATCAAGGAGAGGATGACACAGGCACTTCGGTACTTTAAGGAGTCAACAGATCATCATGTTCTGGTTCAGGTTTGGGCGCCTGTAAAGAACGGGGATCGTTGTGTTCTCACAACTTTGGGACAGCCCTTCATTCTAGATCCTGAGAGTACCAAGCTTCTTCAGTACAGAACGGTGTCTCTAATGTACATATTTTCggttgatgaagatgatgatgccgATTTGGGTCTCCCTGGCCGTGTTTTCACAAGAAGAATGCCAGAATGGACACCGAATGTGCAATACTATAGCAGCAAGGAGTATCAGCGCCTTAATCATGCTCTCTGTTATAATGTTCAGGGGACCCTGGCATTGCCAGTTTTTGAACCATCTGGTCAATCCTGCATTGGTGTAGTTGAGGTCGTCATGACATCGCAAAAGGTCAATTATGCGTATGAGGTTGATAAAGTTTGTAAAGCTCTAGAG GCTGTTAACCTGAAAAGTTCTGAGATTTTGGACCATCCAAATGTTCTA ATAGCCAATGATGGACACCAAGCAGCTCTAGCCGAAATTCTTGAAATCTTAACACTGGTCTGTGAAGCAAAAAAGTTGCCGCTTGCTCAGACTTGGGTTCCATGCAGGCATCAAACTGTTCTGACACATGGTGGTGGTCCTAAGAAGATTTGTTCAAGATTTGATGGAAGTTGCATGGGACAAGTCTGCATGTCAACAACAGATGTTGCCTTTTATATTATCGACCCTCACCTGTGGGGATTTAGAGAAGCTTGTGTGGAACATCATTTGCAGAAGGGACAAGGAGTGGCTGGTAAGACATTTGCACAACGTAGGCCATGTTTTTCTAAAGATATTaccaagtattgtaaaagtgagtaTCCTCTTGTACATTACGCACGGATGTTTGGTTTAGCTGGATGTCTTGCCATATGCTTACGAAGTAACCATTTGGGCGATGACGATTACATATTGGAGTTCTTCCTTCCGGCTGATTGTAAAAGCCCTGGTGAGCAACAGGATTTGTTGAATTCCATTTCAGGTTTGTTGAAACAGTGTTTTCAGAATCTAAAATTCATAACTGAGGTTAAGTTTCAAGGAGGAAAGTCTCCTGAAGTTGACTTAATTGCGGATGGTAGCTATGAATTGCGACCTAGACTCATATATAGTCCACGTGGTGACACTGATGTCCATATACCTTCTGAAGCTAATATTGATGAACCTGTAGACAATGATGACTCACTAAATGAGGAAAATGCAACTCCTGATTTGCATGGGCAGCATTTGGCTACAGATTCAAATGTCAAAAAGAATGGTAACAAACTTTTAGACTCAACTGCATTGGACAACAAAACCAGCTATATACCTGCAAAGCGGAgaggcaaaccagagaagacgatcaGTTTAGAGTTACTTCAGCAATACTTCTCTGGGAATCTTAAAGATGCTGCAAAGAGTCTGGGAG TTTGTCCGACAACCATGAAGCGCATCTGTCGGCATCATGGAATTTCCAGATGGCCATCTCGGAAAATTAATAAGGTTAACCGGTCTCTTTCCAAGCTGAAGCATGTGATCGAGTCGGTCCAAGGTGCTGGGTCTTTGGATTTGACCTCTCTATCTTGTCCACTTCCAGTTGCTGTTGATTCTGTTCCATGGCCTGTTGATTTGGATAGTTTTAAGGACTTACAAGATGGTGTTAAGAGGAGTGAATTTTCTCCCGAGAAACCCTGTGATAGAGAAGATAAACTGGAGCAATCTGTTTCTCCTTGGGTACATGTTAAAGAACAAGTCGATCCTCAGCTTAACCCTGTCAAGGATTCTCGTCGCTCAACAGGAAGCTCTTCAGAAGGAAGCATGGATGCCCCTACTTCCCAAGGTTCATGCCAGGGAAGTCCAGTTAATAATTTCTTTGTGAGTAGCCAGCCAGCATTGTCGGACTTAAATCAGGCACAAGGCACCAATTGTTCCTCAAAACTCACATTACAAAATGCTTGCTATTGGAGTCTGCTGAATGAAAACTCACTACCTGTTGCTGTCAATTCGAAGCCCCAACTACCAGTTGGAGTGCTAATAAAAGATTCTGGAAGCTCAAAAGATTTGAAAATTAATTGTACTTTTGCAGGGGTGGGTTCCCGGGATGAACCTGCCATGATTCTAACTCGTGATACCTCACAACCTTGGGTGTCACAAGAAACTAAGGCACTGACAATCAAGGCAAGTTACAAAGAAGATATAATTAGATTTCGATTGCCACACAATGCTGGTATCTTGGCTTTGAAGGATGAAATTTCAAAGAAGTTGAAGTTGGAAGTTGGCACTTTTGATATCAAGTATCTTGATGATGATCATGAGTGGGTCATGTTGACCTGTGACTGGGATTTGGAGGAATGCTTAGATGTTTGGAGATCTTCTGGAGCTCATATAATCAGGCTATCTGTGCATGATACAGTGACCAATCTTGGAAGCTCTTGCGAGAGTTCAGAGGTTGATTATCACAATTATGTCACCAGACAGTTCAACGTAGGTTAA
- the LOC135644931 gene encoding uncharacterized protein LOC135644931, protein MGRTGTRLPSFCLNRVATRVRVRSPPLESKPLSPSTRKFSAPLGYADAKVGANGGKQEMEQGRRIMIVVDSSPEAKAALLWALSHSVQSNDTVVLVQIVKPYKHGERVQTERQPKGYELLHAMKSICHAKKPEVQVELCSVEGKERGPTIVEEAGKQGASLLVMGQRKRSTTWRLIMMWAGNKVGGSTVDYCVQNATCMALAVRKKSRKGGGYLITTKRHKDFWLLA, encoded by the exons ATGGGAAGGACCGGCACAAGGCTACCGAGCTTCTGCTTGAACCGCGTCGCCACCCGTGTCAGAGTCCGGTCTCCGCCGCTCGAATCGAAGCCGCTCTCCCCGAGCACAAGAAAGTTCAGCGCGCCTCTTGGGTATGCGGATGCGAAGGTCGGGGCCAATGGAGGTAAGCAAGAGATGGAACAGGGGAGGCGGATCATGATCGTGGTGGACTCCAGCCCGGAGGCGAAGGCTGCTCTGCTGTGGGCGCTCTCCCACTCGGTGCAGAGCAACGACACGGTCGTCCTGGTCCAAATCGTGAAGCCATACAAGCACG GTGAAAGAGTTCAAACTGAGAGACAACCAAAAGGTTACGAGCTTCTCCATGCCATGAAGAGTATTTGCCATGCCAAAAAACCAGAG GTGCAGGTTGAGCTCTGTTCGGTGGAAGGAAAAGAGCGAGGGCCGACGATCGTGGAAGAGGCAGGCAAACAGGGAGCCTCCCTCCTCGTTATGGGGCAGAGGAAGAGATCGACGACGTGGCGCTTGATCATGATGTGGGCGGGCAATAAGGTGGGAGGCAGCACGGTGGACTACTGCGTCCAGAACGCCACATGCATGGCGCTGGcggtgaggaagaagagcaggAAAGGCGGCGGCTACTTGATCACCACCAAGCGGCACAAAGATTTCTGGCTCTTAGCATGA
- the LOC135581731 gene encoding protein NLP3-like isoform X2 codes for MSEPRCHSPRPSASPALMDLDLDVSPWTFDPSPLVASLPSSFLLSSSSPLFFPPPPSPLWIFEDTAAVVSSSLADDPGFLKGNHDMRNAKANMADSKAMELQVPAVEEFSDGSFVIKERMTQALRYFKESTDHHVLVQVWAPVKNGDRCVLTTLGQPFILDPESTKLLQYRTVSLMYIFSVDEDDDADLGLPGRVFTRRMPEWTPNVQYYSSKEYQRLNHALCYNVQGTLALPVFEPSGQSCIGVVEVVMTSQKVNYAYEVDKVCKALEAVNLKSSEILDHPNVLIANDGHQAALAEILEILTLVCEAKKLPLAQTWVPCRHQTVLTHGGGPKKICSRFDGSCMGQVCMSTTDVAFYIIDPHLWGFREACVEHHLQKGQGVAGKTFAQRRPCFSKDITKYCKSEYPLVHYARMFGLAGCLAICLRSNHLGDDDYILEFFLPADCKSPGEQQDLLNSISGLLKQCFQNLKFITEVKFQGGKSPEVDLIADGSYELRPRLIYSPRGDTDVHIPSEANIDEPVDNDDSLNEENATPDLHGQHLATDSNVKKNGNKLLDSTALDNKTSYIPAKRRGKPEKTISLELLQQYFSGNLKDAAKSLGVCPTTMKRICRHHGISRWPSRKINKVNRSLSKLKHVIESVQGAGSLDLTSLSCPLPVAVDSVPWPVDLDSFKDLQDGVKRSEFSPEKPCDREDKLEQSVSPWVHVKEQVDPQLNPVKDSRRSTGSSSEGSMDAPTSQGSCQGSPVNNFFVSSQPALSDLNQAQGTNCSSKLTLQNACYWSLLNENSLPVAVNSKPQLPVGVLIKDSGSSKDLKINCTFAGVGSRDEPAMILTRDTSQPWVSQETKALTIKASYKEDIIRFRLPHNAGILALKDEISKKLKLEVGTFDIKYLDDDHEWVMLTCDWDLEECLDVWRSSGAHIIRLSVHDTVTNLGSSCESSEVDYHNYVTRQFNA; via the exons ATGTCGGAACCCCGATGCCATTCTCCTCGGCCCTCCGCTTCGCCGGCGCTCATGGACCTCGACCTCGACGTCTCCCCGTGGACGTTCGATCCGAGCCCCTTGGTCGCGAGCCTCCCCTCCTCGTTCCTCCTCTCGTCCTCCTCTCCGCTGTTCTTCCCTCCTCCGCCTTCGCCGCTTTGGATCTTCGAAGATACTGCTGCCGTCGTCTCAAGTTCTCTCGCCGACGACCCGGGGTTTTTGAAGG GTAATCATGACATGCGAAATGCAAAGGCTAACATGGCTGATAGCAAAGCAATGGAGCTACAAGTTCCAGCAGTGGAGGAGTTCTCGGATGGTTCCTTTGTGATCAAGGAGAGGATGACACAGGCACTTCGGTACTTTAAGGAGTCAACAGATCATCATGTTCTGGTTCAGGTTTGGGCGCCTGTAAAGAACGGGGATCGTTGTGTTCTCACAACTTTGGGACAGCCCTTCATTCTAGATCCTGAGAGTACCAAGCTTCTTCAGTACAGAACGGTGTCTCTAATGTACATATTTTCggttgatgaagatgatgatgccgATTTGGGTCTCCCTGGCCGTGTTTTCACAAGAAGAATGCCAGAATGGACACCGAATGTGCAATACTATAGCAGCAAGGAGTATCAGCGCCTTAATCATGCTCTCTGTTATAATGTTCAGGGGACCCTGGCATTGCCAGTTTTTGAACCATCTGGTCAATCCTGCATTGGTGTAGTTGAGGTCGTCATGACATCGCAAAAGGTCAATTATGCGTATGAGGTTGATAAAGTTTGTAAAGCTCTAGAG GCTGTTAACCTGAAAAGTTCTGAGATTTTGGACCATCCAAATGTTCTA ATAGCCAATGATGGACACCAAGCAGCTCTAGCCGAAATTCTTGAAATCTTAACACTGGTCTGTGAAGCAAAAAAGTTGCCGCTTGCTCAGACTTGGGTTCCATGCAGGCATCAAACTGTTCTGACACATGGTGGTGGTCCTAAGAAGATTTGTTCAAGATTTGATGGAAGTTGCATGGGACAAGTCTGCATGTCAACAACAGATGTTGCCTTTTATATTATCGACCCTCACCTGTGGGGATTTAGAGAAGCTTGTGTGGAACATCATTTGCAGAAGGGACAAGGAGTGGCTGGTAAGACATTTGCACAACGTAGGCCATGTTTTTCTAAAGATATTaccaagtattgtaaaagtgagtaTCCTCTTGTACATTACGCACGGATGTTTGGTTTAGCTGGATGTCTTGCCATATGCTTACGAAGTAACCATTTGGGCGATGACGATTACATATTGGAGTTCTTCCTTCCGGCTGATTGTAAAAGCCCTGGTGAGCAACAGGATTTGTTGAATTCCATTTCAGGTTTGTTGAAACAGTGTTTTCAGAATCTAAAATTCATAACTGAGGTTAAGTTTCAAGGAGGAAAGTCTCCTGAAGTTGACTTAATTGCGGATGGTAGCTATGAATTGCGACCTAGACTCATATATAGTCCACGTGGTGACACTGATGTCCATATACCTTCTGAAGCTAATATTGATGAACCTGTAGACAATGATGACTCACTAAATGAGGAAAATGCAACTCCTGATTTGCATGGGCAGCATTTGGCTACAGATTCAAATGTCAAAAAGAATGGTAACAAACTTTTAGACTCAACTGCATTGGACAACAAAACCAGCTATATACCTGCAAAGCGGAgaggcaaaccagagaagacgatcaGTTTAGAGTTACTTCAGCAATACTTCTCTGGGAATCTTAAAGATGCTGCAAAGAGTCTGGGAG TTTGTCCGACAACCATGAAGCGCATCTGTCGGCATCATGGAATTTCCAGATGGCCATCTCGGAAAATTAATAAGGTTAACCGGTCTCTTTCCAAGCTGAAGCATGTGATCGAGTCGGTCCAAGGTGCTGGGTCTTTGGATTTGACCTCTCTATCTTGTCCACTTCCAGTTGCTGTTGATTCTGTTCCATGGCCTGTTGATTTGGATAGTTTTAAGGACTTACAAGATGGTGTTAAGAGGAGTGAATTTTCTCCCGAGAAACCCTGTGATAGAGAAGATAAACTGGAGCAATCTGTTTCTCCTTGGGTACATGTTAAAGAACAAGTCGATCCTCAGCTTAACCCTGTCAAGGATTCTCGTCGCTCAACAGGAAGCTCTTCAGAAGGAAGCATGGATGCCCCTACTTCCCAAGGTTCATGCCAGGGAAGTCCAGTTAATAATTTCTTTGTGAGTAGCCAGCCAGCATTGTCGGACTTAAATCAGGCACAAGGCACCAATTGTTCCTCAAAACTCACATTACAAAATGCTTGCTATTGGAGTCTGCTGAATGAAAACTCACTACCTGTTGCTGTCAATTCGAAGCCCCAACTACCAGTTGGAGTGCTAATAAAAGATTCTGGAAGCTCAAAAGATTTGAAAATTAATTGTACTTTTGCAGGGGTGGGTTCCCGGGATGAACCTGCCATGATTCTAACTCGTGATACCTCACAACCTTGGGTGTCACAAGAAACTAAGGCACTGACAATCAAGGCAAGTTACAAAGAAGATATAATTAGATTTCGATTGCCACACAATGCTGGTATCTTGGCTTTGAAGGATGAAATTTCAAAGAAGTTGAAGTTGGAAGTTGGCACTTTTGATATCAAGTATCTTGATGATGATCATGAGTGGGTCATGTTGACCTGTGACTGGGATTTGGAGGAATGCTTAGATGTTTGGAGATCTTCTGGAGCTCATATAATCAGGCTATCTGTGCATGATACAGTGACCAATCTTGGAAGCTCTTGCGAGAGTTCAGAGGTTGATTATCACAATTATGTCACCAGACAGTTCAAC GCTTGA
- the LOC135644380 gene encoding E3 ubiquitin-protein ligase At3g02290-like, producing MGSVSSCLLEEDTEEYQHSSASVFRSCICVRCLAQQLISVYTALFSREEVHAAPSSLRERVPVASPSLNINDSIPDTYNAPPRPVPYDDPIFSQRQHDGLISRHDKILSHFHEESEPFINNNDNEAELKTEGKCKSIFDGGYKFGQPESSLKRFSAEPRKEIMNNFPYEDEDVCPTCLEDYTSEDPKITMQCCHHFHLGCIYEWMERSDACPVCGKMMVFKEAT from the exons ATGGGATCTGTTTCCTCTTGCTTGCTTGAAGAGGATACTGAGGAATATCAACATTCAAGTGCTTCGGTTTTCAGAAGCTGCATCTGCGTCAGATGCTTGGCTCAGCAATTGATAAGCGTG TACACTGCATTATTTTCAAGAGAGGAAGTGCATGCCGCTCCTTCATCTTTGCGGGAAAGAGTTCCTGTTGCATCTCCATCACTAAACATTAATGACTCTATTCCTGACACGTACAATGCTCCGCCCAGGCCTGTACCTTATGATGATCCTATATTCTCCCAGCGTCAGCATGATGGGCTTATCTCAAGGCACGATAAAATCTTAAGCCATTTCCATGAGGAGTCTGAACCATTTATAAACAACAATGATAATGAGGCAGAATTGAAAACAGAAGGCAAATGTAAGTCAATCTTTGACGGAGGATACAAATTTGGTCAGCCAGAGTCCTCACTAAAGCGCTTCTCTGCAGAACCCAGAAAAGAAATAATGAATAACTTTCCCTATGAGGATGAGGATGTTTGTCCAACATGTCTTGAAG ATTATACTTCTGAAGATCCCAAGATTACAATGCAATGTTGTCATCATTTCCATCTTGGTTGTATATATGAGTGGATGGAGAGAAGTGATGCATGTCCTGTTTGTGGCAAG ATGATGGTATTCAAGGAAGCAACATGA
- the LOC135581731 gene encoding protein NLP3-like isoform X3, producing MSEPRCHSPRPSASPALMDLDLDVSPWTFDPSPLVASLPSSFLLSSSSPLFFPPPPSPLWIFEDTAAVVSSSLADDPGFLKGNHDMRNAKANMADSKAMELQVPAVEEFSDGSFVIKERMTQALRYFKESTDHHVLVQVWAPVKNGDRCVLTTLGQPFILDPESTKLLQYRTVSLMYIFSVDEDDDADLGLPGRVFTRRMPEWTPNVQYYSSKEYQRLNHALCYNVQGTLALPVFEPSGQSCIGVVEVVMTSQKVNYAYEVDKVCKALEAVNLKSSEILDHPNVLIANDGHQAALAEILEILTLVCEAKKLPLAQTWVPCRHQTVLTHGGGPKKICSRFDGSCMGQVCMSTTDVAFYIIDPHLWGFREACVEHHLQKGQGVAGKTFAQRRPCFSKDITKYCKSEYPLVHYARMFGLAGCLAICLRSNHLGDDDYILEFFLPADCKSPGEQQDLLNSISGLLKQCFQNLKFITEVKFQGGKSPEVDLIADGSYELRPRLIYSPRGDTDVHIPSEANIDEPVDNDDSLNEENATPDLHGQHLATDSNVKKNGNKLLDSTALDNKTSYIPAKRRGKPEKTISLELLQQYFSGNLKDAAKSLGVCPTTMKRICRHHGISRWPSRKINKVNRSLSKLKHVIESVQGAGSLDLTSLSCPLPVAVDSVPWPVDLDSFKDLQDGVKRSEFSPEKPCDREDKLEQSVSPWVHVKEQVDPQLNPVKDSRRSTGSSSEGSMDAPTSQGSCQGSPVNNFFVSSQPALSDLNQAQGTNCSSKLTLQNACYWSLLNENSLPVAVNSKPQLPVGVLIKDSGSSKDLKINCTFAGVGSRDEPAMILTRDTSQPWVSQETKALTIKASYKEDIIRFRLPHNAGILALKDEISKKLKLEVGTFDIKYLDDDHEWVMLTCDWDLEECLDVWRSSGAHIIRLSVHDTVTNLGSSCESSEVDYHNYVTRQFNLQA from the exons ATGTCGGAACCCCGATGCCATTCTCCTCGGCCCTCCGCTTCGCCGGCGCTCATGGACCTCGACCTCGACGTCTCCCCGTGGACGTTCGATCCGAGCCCCTTGGTCGCGAGCCTCCCCTCCTCGTTCCTCCTCTCGTCCTCCTCTCCGCTGTTCTTCCCTCCTCCGCCTTCGCCGCTTTGGATCTTCGAAGATACTGCTGCCGTCGTCTCAAGTTCTCTCGCCGACGACCCGGGGTTTTTGAAGG GTAATCATGACATGCGAAATGCAAAGGCTAACATGGCTGATAGCAAAGCAATGGAGCTACAAGTTCCAGCAGTGGAGGAGTTCTCGGATGGTTCCTTTGTGATCAAGGAGAGGATGACACAGGCACTTCGGTACTTTAAGGAGTCAACAGATCATCATGTTCTGGTTCAGGTTTGGGCGCCTGTAAAGAACGGGGATCGTTGTGTTCTCACAACTTTGGGACAGCCCTTCATTCTAGATCCTGAGAGTACCAAGCTTCTTCAGTACAGAACGGTGTCTCTAATGTACATATTTTCggttgatgaagatgatgatgccgATTTGGGTCTCCCTGGCCGTGTTTTCACAAGAAGAATGCCAGAATGGACACCGAATGTGCAATACTATAGCAGCAAGGAGTATCAGCGCCTTAATCATGCTCTCTGTTATAATGTTCAGGGGACCCTGGCATTGCCAGTTTTTGAACCATCTGGTCAATCCTGCATTGGTGTAGTTGAGGTCGTCATGACATCGCAAAAGGTCAATTATGCGTATGAGGTTGATAAAGTTTGTAAAGCTCTAGAG GCTGTTAACCTGAAAAGTTCTGAGATTTTGGACCATCCAAATGTTCTA ATAGCCAATGATGGACACCAAGCAGCTCTAGCCGAAATTCTTGAAATCTTAACACTGGTCTGTGAAGCAAAAAAGTTGCCGCTTGCTCAGACTTGGGTTCCATGCAGGCATCAAACTGTTCTGACACATGGTGGTGGTCCTAAGAAGATTTGTTCAAGATTTGATGGAAGTTGCATGGGACAAGTCTGCATGTCAACAACAGATGTTGCCTTTTATATTATCGACCCTCACCTGTGGGGATTTAGAGAAGCTTGTGTGGAACATCATTTGCAGAAGGGACAAGGAGTGGCTGGTAAGACATTTGCACAACGTAGGCCATGTTTTTCTAAAGATATTaccaagtattgtaaaagtgagtaTCCTCTTGTACATTACGCACGGATGTTTGGTTTAGCTGGATGTCTTGCCATATGCTTACGAAGTAACCATTTGGGCGATGACGATTACATATTGGAGTTCTTCCTTCCGGCTGATTGTAAAAGCCCTGGTGAGCAACAGGATTTGTTGAATTCCATTTCAGGTTTGTTGAAACAGTGTTTTCAGAATCTAAAATTCATAACTGAGGTTAAGTTTCAAGGAGGAAAGTCTCCTGAAGTTGACTTAATTGCGGATGGTAGCTATGAATTGCGACCTAGACTCATATATAGTCCACGTGGTGACACTGATGTCCATATACCTTCTGAAGCTAATATTGATGAACCTGTAGACAATGATGACTCACTAAATGAGGAAAATGCAACTCCTGATTTGCATGGGCAGCATTTGGCTACAGATTCAAATGTCAAAAAGAATGGTAACAAACTTTTAGACTCAACTGCATTGGACAACAAAACCAGCTATATACCTGCAAAGCGGAgaggcaaaccagagaagacgatcaGTTTAGAGTTACTTCAGCAATACTTCTCTGGGAATCTTAAAGATGCTGCAAAGAGTCTGGGAG TTTGTCCGACAACCATGAAGCGCATCTGTCGGCATCATGGAATTTCCAGATGGCCATCTCGGAAAATTAATAAGGTTAACCGGTCTCTTTCCAAGCTGAAGCATGTGATCGAGTCGGTCCAAGGTGCTGGGTCTTTGGATTTGACCTCTCTATCTTGTCCACTTCCAGTTGCTGTTGATTCTGTTCCATGGCCTGTTGATTTGGATAGTTTTAAGGACTTACAAGATGGTGTTAAGAGGAGTGAATTTTCTCCCGAGAAACCCTGTGATAGAGAAGATAAACTGGAGCAATCTGTTTCTCCTTGGGTACATGTTAAAGAACAAGTCGATCCTCAGCTTAACCCTGTCAAGGATTCTCGTCGCTCAACAGGAAGCTCTTCAGAAGGAAGCATGGATGCCCCTACTTCCCAAGGTTCATGCCAGGGAAGTCCAGTTAATAATTTCTTTGTGAGTAGCCAGCCAGCATTGTCGGACTTAAATCAGGCACAAGGCACCAATTGTTCCTCAAAACTCACATTACAAAATGCTTGCTATTGGAGTCTGCTGAATGAAAACTCACTACCTGTTGCTGTCAATTCGAAGCCCCAACTACCAGTTGGAGTGCTAATAAAAGATTCTGGAAGCTCAAAAGATTTGAAAATTAATTGTACTTTTGCAGGGGTGGGTTCCCGGGATGAACCTGCCATGATTCTAACTCGTGATACCTCACAACCTTGGGTGTCACAAGAAACTAAGGCACTGACAATCAAGGCAAGTTACAAAGAAGATATAATTAGATTTCGATTGCCACACAATGCTGGTATCTTGGCTTTGAAGGATGAAATTTCAAAGAAGTTGAAGTTGGAAGTTGGCACTTTTGATATCAAGTATCTTGATGATGATCATGAGTGGGTCATGTTGACCTGTGACTGGGATTTGGAGGAATGCTTAGATGTTTGGAGATCTTCTGGAGCTCATATAATCAGGCTATCTGTGCATGATACAGTGACCAATCTTGGAAGCTCTTGCGAGAGTTCAGAGGTTGATTATCACAATTATGTCACCAGACAGTTCAAC TTGCAGGCTTGA